One window of the Rosa rugosa chromosome 3, drRosRugo1.1, whole genome shotgun sequence genome contains the following:
- the LOC133736791 gene encoding phytosulfokine receptor 2, producing MAMDKTLQAVLAATGSFFAITVIFASVYLLCKGAKSKSTGSRRTNRTTQLTRITVDESASFDPSLKVSMDEVVKATKNFNKDLVVGDGGFGLVYKAQLSDGLKVAIKKLDPDAFQGFREFRAEMETLGQIRHPNLVKILGYCVSGADRILIYEFMERGNLDRWLHDSSSTDFDGYDDTSGCKLPLSWKTRNKIVRGVANALAFLHSLEKPIIHRDIKASNVLLDREYEAHIADFGLARSIDTARSHVSTQFAGTMGYMPPEYKEGFTGATVKADVFSFGILMLEVATGRRPNLPSVFDGKEMGLVEWARKMVAQNRQMEMVDPSISREDLDEGNVKKYFEIAGECAHETSRQRPLMKDVIELLKELPT from the coding sequence ATGGCAATGGACAAGACTCTCCAAGCCGTTCTCGCCGCCACCGGAAGCTTCTTCGCCATAACCGTAATCTTCGCCTCCGTCTACTTACTCTGCAAGGGCGCCAAGTCCAAGTCCACCGGCTCCCGCCGCACGAACCGGACGACCCAGCTCACCAGAATCACCGTCGACGAGAGCGCCTCCTTCGATCCCTCTCTCAAGGTCTCCATGGATGAAGTGGTCAAGGCCACCAAGAACTTCAACAAGGACCTCGTAGTCGGCGACGGCGGCTTCGGCCTCGTCTACAAGGCCCAGCTCTCCGACGGCCTCAAGGTCGCCATCAAGAAGCTCGATCCCGACGCCTTTCAAGGCTTCCGCGAGTTTCGGGCCGAGATGGAAACCCTAGGTCAGATCCGGCACCCCAATCTTGTTAAGATTCTCGGATATTGCGTGTCCGGCGCCGATAGGATTCTGATTTACGAGTTTATGGAGAGGGGAAATCTGGACCGTTGGCTTCACGACTCCTCGTCAACGGACTTTGATGGCTATGATGACACGTCTGGGTGTAAATTACCGTTATCTTGGAAAACGAGGAATAAGATCGTTAGGGGCGTGGCTAATGCGTTGGCCTTTTTGCACAGCTTGGAGAAGCCTATAATCCATAGGGATATCAAGGCTAGCAATGTTTTGTTGGACAGGGAGTACGAAGCCCATATTGCGGATTTCGGGCTCGCGAGGAGCATCGACACGGCGCGTTCCCACGTGTCGACGCAATTCGCGGGTACCATGGGGTACATGCCGCCCGAGTACAAAGAAGGGTTCACGGGGGCGACCGTGAAGGCGGATGTGTTTAGTTTTGGGATTTTGATGTTGGAGGTTGCGACCGGAAGACGGCCAAATTTGCCGAGCGTGTTTGACGGAAAAGAGATGGGATTGGTGGAATGGGCGAGGAAAATGGTGGCCCAAAACCGGCAAATGGAAATGGTGGATCCGAGTATTTCAAGGGAGGATTTAGATGAAGGAAATGTCAAGAAGTATTTTGAAATTGCTGGTGAATGTGCTCATGAGACTTCAAGGCAAAGGCCCCTAATGAAAGACGTCATTGAGCTGTTAAAGGAGCTTCCGACGTGA
- the LOC133737515 gene encoding uncharacterized protein LOC133737515: MMKLWRDYRSLTMKEVMQQAKSVGLPRAAALLKPDNIDSMEVWLDFVKSRTTEAFREKCERFRLMRQGRTLLHRTSRKSFACLEEELKQQSETPDAISRSDIWLRAYEVKKKAGEEVEDPEIVKLVRKYKEEEEVTQPFSIKTDVVAKALGPDPRGRVRGLRFGALSSKVDGQTHVSNKVTMLENALAAQTQQVDRLTELVQGLVARLDKGENVNVSLQH, from the exons ATGATGAAGCTTTGGCGAGATTACAGATCATTGACAATGAAAGAAGTGATGCAGCAAGCTAAATCGGTAGGCTTACCACGTGCTGCTGCCCTCCTCAAACCTGATAATATAGATTCAATGGAAGTGTGGTTGGATTTTGTAAAATCCAGAACCACAGAAGCATTTAGG GAAAAGTGTGAAAGATTCAGGTTGATGCGACAAGGCAGAACCTTATTGCATAGAACAAGTAGAAAGAGTTTTGCATGTCTTGAAGAAGAGCTG AAGCAACAAAGTGAGACACCAGATGCAATATCAAGGTCCGATATTTGGCTTCGTGCCTATGAAGTGAAGAAAAAAGCAGGTGAAGAAGTTGAGGATCCGGAAATAGTG AAACTAGTACGAAAgtacaaggaagaagaagaagtaacaCAACCATTTTCGATAAAAACTGATGTTGTTGCCAAGGCACTTGGTCCTGACCCACGAGGAAGAGTTAGAGGACTTAGGTTTGGTGCACTCTCTTCAAAAGTGGATGGTCAGACACACGTTTCTAATAAGGTCACTATGCTAGAGAACGCTCTTGCTGCTCAAACACAACAGGTGGACCGATTGACAGAGTTAGTGCAAGGTCTCGTTGCTCGGCTAGACAAAGGAGAGAATGTCAATGTAAGTCTTCAACATTAA